A genomic stretch from Bos javanicus breed banteng chromosome 29, ARS-OSU_banteng_1.0, whole genome shotgun sequence includes:
- the POLD4 gene encoding DNA polymerase delta subunit 4 encodes MGRKRLITDSYPVVKRREGSAGHSKGELAPDLGEEPLPLSVDEEELELLRQFDLAWQYGPCTGITRLQRWHRAEQMGLKPPPEVRQVLQSHPGDPRFQCSLWHFYPL; translated from the exons ATGGGCCGGAAACGGCTCATCACTGACTCCTACCCTGTAGTGAAGAGGAGGGAGGGCTCCGCTGGGCACAGCAAGGGGGAGCTGGCACCAGATCTAG GGGAAGAGCCCCTACCCCTGAGCGTGGATGAAGAGGAGCTGGAGCTGCTGAGGCAGTTTGACCTGGCCTGGCAGTACGGGCCCTGCACAG GGATCACACGGTTGCAGCGCTGGCATCGGGCAGAGCAGATGGGCTTGAAGCCTCCCCCAGAAGTGCGTCAGGTGCTGCAGAGCCACCCCGGGGATCCCCGCTTCCAGTGCAG CCTCTGGCATTTCTACCCGCTCTGA
- the CLCF1 gene encoding cardiotrophin-like cytokine factor 1 isoform X2 gives MDLRAATPLCAPDALPRLPPPRGRVPASSSARPGPPLWGDSWGMLACLCTVLWQLPAVPALNRTGDPGPGPSIQKTYDLTRYLEHQLRSLAGTYLNYLGPPFNEPDFNPPRLGVETLPKATVNLEVWRSLNDKLRLTQNYEAYSHLLCYLRGLNRQAATAELRRSLAHFCTSLQGLLGSIAGVMAALGYPLPQPLPGTEPTWAPGPAHSDFLQKMDDFWLLKELQTWLWRSAKDFNRLKKKMQPPATAVTLHLEARGF, from the exons CGACTCCGCTCTGCGCTCCAGATGCCCTCCCCAGACTCCCACCTCCCAGAGGACGCGTCCCCGCTTCCTCCAgcgcccggcccggcccgccccTCTGGG GGGACTCGTGGGGGATGCTCGCGTGTCTGTGCACCGTGCTCTGGCAGCTCCCTGCAGTGCCAGCCCTCAACCGCACAGGAGACCCGGGGCCCGGCCCCTCCATCCAGAAAACCTATGACCTCACCCGCTACCTGGAGCACCAGCTCCGCAGCTTGGCTGGGACCTAT ctgaaCTACCTGGGCCCCCCTTTCAACGAGCCTGACTTCAACCCCCCTCGGCTGGGGGTGGAGACTCTGCCCAAGGCCACTGTCAACCTGGAGGTGTGGCGAAGCCTTAACGACAAACTGCGGCTGACCCAGAACTACGAGGCCTACAGCCACCTCCTGTGCTACCTGCGGGGCCTCAACCGCCAGGCCGCCACGGCCGAGCTGCGCCGCAGCCTGGCCCACTTCTGCACCAGCCTCCAGGGCCTACTGGGCAGCATCGCGGGCGTCATGGCAGCTCTGGGCTACCCGCTGCCCCAGCCTCTGCCCGGGACTGAGCCCACCTGGGCCCCTGGCCCTGCCCACAGTGACTTCCTCCAGAAGATGGACGACTTCTGGCTGTTGAAGGAGCTGCAGACCTGGCTGTGGCGCTCAGCCAAGGACTTCAACCGACTCAAGAAGAAGATGCAGCCTCCAGCCACCGCAGTCACCCTACACCTGGAGGCCCGTGGCTTCTGA
- the CLCF1 gene encoding cardiotrophin-like cytokine factor 1 isoform X4, with protein sequence MDLRAGDSWGMLACLCTVLWQLPAVPALNRTGDPGPGPSIQKTYDLTRYLEHQLRSLAGTYLNYLGPPFNEPDFNPPRLGVETLPKATVNLEVWRSLNDKLRLTQNYEAYSHLLCYLRGLNRQAATAELRRSLAHFCTSLQGLLGSIAGVMAALGYPLPQPLPGTEPTWAPGPAHSDFLQKMDDFWLLKELQTWLWRSAKDFNRLKKKMQPPATAVTLHLEARGF encoded by the exons GGGACTCGTGGGGGATGCTCGCGTGTCTGTGCACCGTGCTCTGGCAGCTCCCTGCAGTGCCAGCCCTCAACCGCACAGGAGACCCGGGGCCCGGCCCCTCCATCCAGAAAACCTATGACCTCACCCGCTACCTGGAGCACCAGCTCCGCAGCTTGGCTGGGACCTAT ctgaaCTACCTGGGCCCCCCTTTCAACGAGCCTGACTTCAACCCCCCTCGGCTGGGGGTGGAGACTCTGCCCAAGGCCACTGTCAACCTGGAGGTGTGGCGAAGCCTTAACGACAAACTGCGGCTGACCCAGAACTACGAGGCCTACAGCCACCTCCTGTGCTACCTGCGGGGCCTCAACCGCCAGGCCGCCACGGCCGAGCTGCGCCGCAGCCTGGCCCACTTCTGCACCAGCCTCCAGGGCCTACTGGGCAGCATCGCGGGCGTCATGGCAGCTCTGGGCTACCCGCTGCCCCAGCCTCTGCCCGGGACTGAGCCCACCTGGGCCCCTGGCCCTGCCCACAGTGACTTCCTCCAGAAGATGGACGACTTCTGGCTGTTGAAGGAGCTGCAGACCTGGCTGTGGCGCTCAGCCAAGGACTTCAACCGACTCAAGAAGAAGATGCAGCCTCCAGCCACCGCAGTCACCCTACACCTGGAGGCCCGTGGCTTCTGA
- the CLCF1 gene encoding cardiotrophin-like cytokine factor 1 isoform X3 — protein MLPVAGEPAAGDSWGMLACLCTVLWQLPAVPALNRTGDPGPGPSIQKTYDLTRYLEHQLRSLAGTYLNYLGPPFNEPDFNPPRLGVETLPKATVNLEVWRSLNDKLRLTQNYEAYSHLLCYLRGLNRQAATAELRRSLAHFCTSLQGLLGSIAGVMAALGYPLPQPLPGTEPTWAPGPAHSDFLQKMDDFWLLKELQTWLWRSAKDFNRLKKKMQPPATAVTLHLEARGF, from the exons ATGCTGCCCGTGGCGGGCGAGCCGGCGGCAG GGGACTCGTGGGGGATGCTCGCGTGTCTGTGCACCGTGCTCTGGCAGCTCCCTGCAGTGCCAGCCCTCAACCGCACAGGAGACCCGGGGCCCGGCCCCTCCATCCAGAAAACCTATGACCTCACCCGCTACCTGGAGCACCAGCTCCGCAGCTTGGCTGGGACCTAT ctgaaCTACCTGGGCCCCCCTTTCAACGAGCCTGACTTCAACCCCCCTCGGCTGGGGGTGGAGACTCTGCCCAAGGCCACTGTCAACCTGGAGGTGTGGCGAAGCCTTAACGACAAACTGCGGCTGACCCAGAACTACGAGGCCTACAGCCACCTCCTGTGCTACCTGCGGGGCCTCAACCGCCAGGCCGCCACGGCCGAGCTGCGCCGCAGCCTGGCCCACTTCTGCACCAGCCTCCAGGGCCTACTGGGCAGCATCGCGGGCGTCATGGCAGCTCTGGGCTACCCGCTGCCCCAGCCTCTGCCCGGGACTGAGCCCACCTGGGCCCCTGGCCCTGCCCACAGTGACTTCCTCCAGAAGATGGACGACTTCTGGCTGTTGAAGGAGCTGCAGACCTGGCTGTGGCGCTCAGCCAAGGACTTCAACCGACTCAAGAAGAAGATGCAGCCTCCAGCCACCGCAGTCACCCTACACCTGGAGGCCCGTGGCTTCTGA
- the CLCF1 gene encoding cardiotrophin-like cytokine factor 1 isoform X1, which translates to MNTLSDQEAPPPPTRRSIPPAPIWCPTLTLLPPKVGTDTCQLPPGPGQATLRFLTALSTGDSWGMLACLCTVLWQLPAVPALNRTGDPGPGPSIQKTYDLTRYLEHQLRSLAGTYLNYLGPPFNEPDFNPPRLGVETLPKATVNLEVWRSLNDKLRLTQNYEAYSHLLCYLRGLNRQAATAELRRSLAHFCTSLQGLLGSIAGVMAALGYPLPQPLPGTEPTWAPGPAHSDFLQKMDDFWLLKELQTWLWRSAKDFNRLKKKMQPPATAVTLHLEARGF; encoded by the exons ATGAACACTCTCTCAGACCAGgaagcgccccccccccccacccgccgCTCCATTCCGCCTGCTCCCATCTGGTGTCCCACCCTCACCCTGCTCCCACCCAAGGTGGGGACAGACACCTGCCAGCTGCCtcctgggccaggccaggccacccTCAGGTTCCTCACTGCCCTGTCCACAGGGGACTCGTGGGGGATGCTCGCGTGTCTGTGCACCGTGCTCTGGCAGCTCCCTGCAGTGCCAGCCCTCAACCGCACAGGAGACCCGGGGCCCGGCCCCTCCATCCAGAAAACCTATGACCTCACCCGCTACCTGGAGCACCAGCTCCGCAGCTTGGCTGGGACCTAT ctgaaCTACCTGGGCCCCCCTTTCAACGAGCCTGACTTCAACCCCCCTCGGCTGGGGGTGGAGACTCTGCCCAAGGCCACTGTCAACCTGGAGGTGTGGCGAAGCCTTAACGACAAACTGCGGCTGACCCAGAACTACGAGGCCTACAGCCACCTCCTGTGCTACCTGCGGGGCCTCAACCGCCAGGCCGCCACGGCCGAGCTGCGCCGCAGCCTGGCCCACTTCTGCACCAGCCTCCAGGGCCTACTGGGCAGCATCGCGGGCGTCATGGCAGCTCTGGGCTACCCGCTGCCCCAGCCTCTGCCCGGGACTGAGCCCACCTGGGCCCCTGGCCCTGCCCACAGTGACTTCCTCCAGAAGATGGACGACTTCTGGCTGTTGAAGGAGCTGCAGACCTGGCTGTGGCGCTCAGCCAAGGACTTCAACCGACTCAAGAAGAAGATGCAGCCTCCAGCCACCGCAGTCACCCTACACCTGGAGGCCCGTGGCTTCTGA